The Urocitellus parryii isolate mUroPar1 unplaced genomic scaffold, mUroPar1.hap1 Scaffold_45, whole genome shotgun sequence genome window below encodes:
- the LOC144252516 gene encoding cell division cycle protein 27 homolog isoform X5 has protein sequence MMILLLSLVIQLVLLFHCWDMYIAKQIGEKPDPDQTFKLTSIQNFSNCLPNSCTTLVSNHSLSHRQPETVLTETPQDTIELNRLNLESSNSKYSLNTDSSVSYIDSAVISPDTVPLGTGTSILSKQVQNKPKTGRSLLGGPAALSPLTPSFGILPLETPSPGDGSYLQNYTNTPSVIDVPSTGAPTKKSVARMGQTGTKSVFSQSGNSREVTPILVAQTQSSGPQTSTTPQVLSPTITSPPNALPRRSSRLFTSDSSTTKENSKKLKMKFPPKIPNRKTKSKTNKGGITQPNINDSLEITKLDSSIISEGKISTITPQIQAFNLQKAAAEGLMSLLREMGKGYLALCSYNCKEAINILSHLPSHHYNTGWVLCQIGRAYFELSEYMQAERIFSEVRRIENYRVEGMEIYSTTLWHLQKDVALSVLSKDLTDMDKNSPEAWCAAGNCFSLQREHDIAIKFFQRAIQVDPNYAYAYTLLGHEFVLTEELDKALACFRNAIRVNPRHYNAWYGLGMIYYKQEKFSLAEMHFQKALDINPQSSVLLCHIGVVQHALKKSEKALDTLNKAIVIDPKNPLCKFHRASVLFANEKYKSALQELEELKQIVPKESLVYFLIGKVYKKLGQTHLALMNFSWAMDLDPKGANNQIKEAIDKRYLPDDEEPITQEEQIMGTDESQESSMTDADDTQLHAAESDEF, from the exons ATGATGATATTGTTACTGAGTTTGGTGATTCAGCTTGTTTTACTCTTTCATTGTTGGGACATGTATATTGCAAAACAGATCG GTGAAAAGCCAGATCCTGACCAAACATTTAAGTTAACATCTATACAGAACTTTAGCAACTGTCTGCCCAATTCTTGTACAACACTAGTATCTAATCATAGTTTATCTCATAGACAGCCTGAGACAGTTCTTACGGAAACACCCCAGGACACAATTGAATTAAACAGATTGAACTTAGAATCTTCCAATTCAAAGTACTCCTTGAATACAGATTCCTCAGTGTCTTATATTGATTCAGCTGTAATTTCACCAGATACTGTACCTCTTGGAACAGGAACTTCCATATTATCTAAACAggttcaaaataaaccaaaaactgGTCGAAGTTTATTAGGAGGACCAGCTGCTCTTAGCCCATTAACCCCAAGTTTTGGGATTTTGCCATTAGAAACCCCAAGTCCTGGAGATGGATCCTATTTACAAAACTACACTAATACACCTTCTGTAATTGATGTGCCATCCACCGGAGCCCCTACAAAAAAGTCTGTTGCCAGAATGGGCCAAACTGGAACAAAGTCTGTCTTCTCACAGAGTGGAAATAGTCGAGAGGTCACTCCAATTCTTGTTGCACAAACACAGAGTTCTGGCCCTCAAACAAGTACAACACCTCAGGTATTGAGCCCCACTATTACATCTCCCCCAAATGCACTGCCTCGAAGAAGTTCTCGACTTTTTACTAGTGACAGCTCTACAACCAAGGAGaatagcaaaaaattaaaaatgaagtttccACCTAAAATcccaaacagaaaaacaaaaagtaaaactaataaAGGAGGAATAACTCAACCTAACATAAATGATAGCCTGGAAATCACAAAATTGGATTCTTCCATCATTTCAGAAGGGAAAATATCCACAATCACACCTCAGATCCAAGCTTTTAATCTACAAAAAGCAGCTGCAGAAGGTTTGATGAGCCTTCTTCGTGAAATGGGAAAAGGTTATTTAGCTTTGTGTTCATACAACTGCAAAGAAGCTATAAATATTTTGAGCCACCTGCCTTCTCACCACTACAATACTGGTTGGGTACTGTGCCAAATTGGAAGGGCCTATTTTGAACTTTCAGAATACATGCAAGCGGAAAGGATATTCTCAGAAGTTAGAAGAATTGAGAATTACAGAGTTGAAGGCATGGAGATCTACTCTACAACACTTTGGCATCTTCAAAAAGATGTTGCTCTTTCGGTTCTTTCAAAAGATTTAACAGACATGGATAAAAATTCACCAGAGGCCTGGTGTGCTGCGGGGAACTGTTTCAGTCTACAACGGGAACATGATATTGCAATTAAATTCTTCCAGAGAGCTATCCAGGTTGATCCAAATTATGCTTATGCCTATACTCTTTTAGGGCACGAGTTTGTGTTAACTGAAGAACTCGATAAAGCATTAGCTTGTTTTCGAAATGCTATCAGAGTAAATCCTCGACATTATAATGCATGGTATGGTTTAGGAATGATTTATTATAAGCAAGAAAAATTCAGCCTTGCAGAAATGCATTTCCAGAAAGCACTTGATATCAACCCTCAAAGTTCAGTTTTACTTTGCCACATTGGTGTAGTTCAGCATGCACTAAAAAAATCTGAGAAGGCTTTGGATACCCTAAACAAAGCCATTGTTATTGATCCTAAGAACCCTCTATGCAAATTTCACAGAGCCTCGGTtttatttgcaaatgaaaaatataagtcTGCTTTGCAAGAACTTGAAGAATTGAAACAAATTGTTCCCAAAGAATCCCTCGTTTACTTCTTAATAGGAAAGGTTTACAAGAAGTTAGGTCAAACGCACCTCGCCCTGATGAATTTCTCTTGGGCTATGGATTTAGATCCTAAAGGAGCCAATAACCAGATTAAAGAGGCAATTGATAAGCGCTACCTTCCAGATGATGAGGAGCCAATAACCCAAGAAGAACAGATCATGGGAACTGATGAATCCCAGGAGAGCAGCATGACCGATGCAGATGACACACAACTTCATGCAGCTGAAAGTGATGAATTTTAA